The nucleotide window CTTCCTCTCCAAGCTCTCCAAACCCCGAAGATATTATTGGAACTACCTTGACTCCCTTCTGACCGCATTCCTCAACTACCTGAGGAACGAACTTAGCTGGGACGACTATAATTGCCATGTCAACTTCATCTGGAACTTCAAGGATGCTCTTGTAAACCTTGAACTTCCTTCCACTTATTTCCATTTCCCCACCTTTAATGTTCACGGGGTAAATCTTGCCTTCGTAGCCATACTCGATCAGGTTCTTCATAATAGCATATCCTATCTTTCCTGGCTTTGAAGAAGCTCCTATAACAGCGATACTCTTGGGGTTAAAAAGAGCCTCTAAGCTCATTTCTATCCCTCCCAAATTCGCTTCAATTTTTGATTTTCGACAAATGTTATAACCTTTCCCGTCTTTTTTTGTCGATAATGACTTCGACATTCGTTAAACCTTTAGGGCGAGGCCTATTATTTCCTTAACGCTGGAGTACCCCTCTTCCTTCAGGTATCTTGAGATTCCCTCTGCTATCTCCCTAAAAACTGAGAACCCCCTTAAGTAGACGGCGGTTCCAATTTGAAGGGCGGAAGCTCCGGCAAGCAAGAATTCAACGGCATCTTGCCACGTGGTTATCCCACCTATCCCTATAACTGGAATATCCAAGGAGCTAGCTAAATCGTAAACCGCCCTTAATGCTATTGGCTTGACCCCAGGTCCTGAATAACCTCCAAACTTGTTGCTGAGTATCGGCCTCTTAGCGTAGATATCTATTGCAATGGCCTTCACGGTGTTAATGGCTGAAACACCATCGGCTCCAGCTTTCTCAGCGGCTAGTCCGAGTTCCCTTATATCACTAACGTTTGGGGTTAACTTTGCTATAACTGGTTTATCCGTCACGTCCTTAACTGCTTTAACAACTTCGTATACGTTCTCTGGTTTTTGCCCTATTTCCATACCATATCCCTTAGCATGAGGACAACTAAGGTTCAGTTCAAATGCATCGGCAACTTCCCCTAGTTTTTCCGCTAGAAAAGCGAATTCCTCTGGTGTTCCTCCAAATATTGAAACTATAACTGGAAAATCGAACTTCTCCTTCCGAAATTCTTCGAGAAATGCTTCCCACCCAGGATTGGGGAGGCCCATGGCGTTTATTAGTCCATAAGGTAGCTCAACGATCGTAGGATTTTCGTAACCTTTCCTGGGCTCCATTCCTATAGATTTAGTAACGACACCCCCGGCACCTTCCCTATGGGCCCTCCTTAAGAGCTCGGGCGTCATGTCCACTACGCCTGAAGCCAGAATTAGGGGATTCTTGAATTTTATTCCAAAGAGATTCACTTCGAGCATACCTCTCACCAACTCGACTTCTCAAATAAGGTTTTTATATTTCATCGATGTTCTTTAGCTGGTGGTCTCCTTGTCGGTGTTACTTCGAGGGGGACTCGTTCTTTATGGAAGGGACTACAAGTTGACGAGAGCGGATGTTCTCATAGAGGGGGATAAAATAGTTGAAGTTAAGAGGAATATAAACAAGCCAGCTGATGAAGTTCTCGACGTTTCTAAATCCCTCGTGATACCTTCATTCATAAACGCCCATACTCATTCTCCAATGGTCATATTGAGAGGTTTGGCAGAGGATGTCCCACTAATGGAATGGCTTCAAGAGTA belongs to Pyrococcus abyssi GE5 and includes:
- a CDS encoding dihydroorotate dehydrogenase — protein: MLEVNLFGIKFKNPLILASGVVDMTPELLRRAHREGAGGVVTKSIGMEPRKGYENPTIVELPYGLINAMGLPNPGWEAFLEEFRKEKFDFPVIVSIFGGTPEEFAFLAEKLGEVADAFELNLSCPHAKGYGMEIGQKPENVYEVVKAVKDVTDKPVIAKLTPNVSDIRELGLAAEKAGADGVSAINTVKAIAIDIYAKRPILSNKFGGYSGPGVKPIALRAVYDLASSLDIPVIGIGGITTWQDAVEFLLAGASALQIGTAVYLRGFSVFREIAEGISRYLKEEGYSSVKEIIGLALKV